Proteins from a genomic interval of Micromonospora sp. NBC_00389:
- a CDS encoding heat shock protein transcriptional repressor HspR, with protein sequence MSGEFLGSGDPAYEAKVLMISVAARMAGMHPQTLRQYDRLGLVQPGRAAGGGRRYSVRDVVLLREVQRLSQDDGINLAGVKRIIGLEQLLEQAQQRVARLEAELDAAYRRVAELESLARFPGRDLVPTNRTSTALVVWRPRRLPDR encoded by the coding sequence ATGTCGGGCGAGTTCCTCGGTTCGGGTGACCCTGCCTACGAGGCCAAGGTGCTGATGATCTCGGTCGCGGCACGGATGGCGGGGATGCACCCACAGACCCTTCGCCAGTACGACCGGCTGGGGCTCGTGCAGCCCGGCCGGGCGGCCGGCGGCGGGCGTCGGTACAGCGTGCGCGACGTGGTGCTGCTGCGCGAGGTGCAGCGGCTCAGCCAGGACGACGGGATCAACCTGGCCGGCGTCAAGCGGATCATCGGGCTGGAGCAGTTGCTGGAGCAGGCGCAGCAGCGGGTGGCCCGGCTGGAGGCGGAGTTGGACGCCGCGTACCGCCGGGTGGCCGAGCTGGAGTCGCTCGCCCGCTTCCCGGGCCGGGATCTGGTGCCGACCAACCGCACCTCCACCGCGCTGGTGGTCTGGCGTCCCCGCCGCCTGCCCGATCGCTGA
- a CDS encoding cation:proton antiporter, whose translation MHESTTLLVEVGALLLLLGVLGRLSRRVGLSPIPLYLLAGLAFGHGGLLPLNASEEFFAVGAEIGVILLLVMLGLEYSANELVGNLRSAAPAGLIDGVFNALPGAAFALLLGWDWVAALVLGGITWVSSSGVIAKVLADLGRLGNRETPVILSVLVIEDLAMALYLPLVTAVLAGTGLRGGGIALAVAVGTVLLVLVVAIRYGHLISSALSAKDPEALLLGVLGLTLLIAGLAAKLQVSAAVGAFLVGIALSGPVAHHATQLLSPLRDLFAAVFFVFFGLVTDPRDIPPVLLPALALAVVTMATKTLTGYLAARRVGIAEPGRWRAGLALVPRGEFSIVIAGLAVASGSVEPRLAALATAYVLITVVTGPMLARLPDFPWFKRWLRTRAAAQRREPVPIHD comes from the coding sequence ATGCACGAATCCACAACTCTGCTCGTCGAAGTCGGCGCGCTGCTGCTGCTGCTTGGGGTCCTCGGCCGGCTCAGCCGCCGGGTTGGCCTCTCACCCATTCCCCTCTACCTGCTCGCCGGGCTGGCGTTCGGGCACGGCGGGCTGCTCCCGCTCAACGCCAGCGAGGAGTTCTTCGCGGTCGGCGCCGAGATCGGCGTGATCCTGCTGCTGGTGATGCTCGGCCTGGAGTACTCAGCCAACGAACTGGTCGGCAACCTCCGTTCGGCGGCCCCGGCCGGGTTGATCGATGGCGTGTTCAACGCGCTGCCCGGCGCGGCGTTCGCCCTGCTGCTCGGCTGGGACTGGGTGGCCGCCCTGGTGCTCGGCGGCATCACCTGGGTCTCCTCCTCCGGGGTGATCGCCAAGGTCCTCGCCGACCTGGGCCGGCTCGGTAACCGGGAGACGCCGGTGATCCTCTCGGTCCTGGTGATCGAGGACCTGGCGATGGCCCTCTACCTGCCGCTGGTGACCGCCGTGCTGGCCGGCACCGGCCTGCGCGGCGGCGGCATCGCGCTCGCCGTCGCGGTGGGCACGGTGCTGCTCGTGCTGGTGGTCGCCATTCGGTACGGCCATCTGATCTCGTCCGCCCTGTCGGCGAAGGACCCGGAGGCGCTGCTGCTCGGCGTACTCGGTCTGACCCTGCTGATCGCCGGCCTCGCGGCGAAGCTCCAGGTCTCGGCGGCGGTCGGCGCGTTCCTGGTCGGCATCGCGCTCTCCGGCCCGGTGGCGCACCACGCGACCCAATTGCTCTCCCCGCTGCGGGACCTGTTCGCCGCGGTGTTCTTCGTCTTCTTCGGGCTGGTCACCGATCCACGGGACATCCCGCCGGTGCTGCTGCCGGCACTCGCGCTGGCCGTGGTCACCATGGCGACGAAGACGCTCACCGGCTACCTCGCGGCCCGTCGCGTCGGCATCGCCGAACCCGGTCGTTGGCGTGCCGGCCTGGCACTCGTACCCCGCGGTGAGTTCTCCATCGTCATCGCCGGGCTCGCGGTGGCCTCCGGCAGCGTCGAGCCACGGTTGGCCGCGCTGGCGACGGCGTACGTACTGATCACCGTCGTGACCGGGCCGATGCTGGCCCGGCTGCCCGACTTCCCGTGGTTCAAGCGGTGGCTGCGCACCCGCGCGGCGGCCCAGCGGCGGGAGCCGGTTCCGATTCACGACTGA
- a CDS encoding cation:proton antiporter regulatory subunit — translation MRVRVEQTALPGIGVRHDLVTESGRRLGVVSHRNGRRDLVLYDPDDPDSCQADIPLTDDEAEALADILGASLMLGQLSGLREQAAGLLTEQFAIPAGSRYVNRQLGDTKARTRTSASIVAVLRDGEVIVSPLPTFRFAAGDVVVVVGTRKGLDGVSAILADSDPDG, via the coding sequence GTGCGAGTACGTGTCGAGCAGACCGCCTTACCAGGCATCGGGGTACGCCACGATCTGGTGACGGAGTCCGGACGCCGTTTGGGCGTCGTCTCCCACCGCAATGGCCGTCGTGATCTTGTCCTCTATGACCCCGACGATCCCGACTCCTGCCAGGCGGACATCCCGCTGACCGACGACGAGGCGGAGGCGCTGGCCGACATCCTCGGCGCGTCGCTGATGCTCGGCCAGCTCTCCGGGCTGCGCGAACAGGCCGCCGGTCTGCTCACCGAGCAGTTCGCCATCCCGGCCGGGTCGCGGTACGTCAACCGGCAGCTCGGTGACACCAAGGCGCGTACCCGCACCAGCGCCTCCATCGTGGCGGTGCTGCGCGACGGCGAGGTTATCGTCTCGCCGCTTCCCACCTTCCGCTTCGCAGCCGGCGACGTGGTGGTCGTTGTCGGGACCCGCAAGGGTCTCGACGGCGTGTCCGCCATCCTCGCCGACAGTGACCCGGACGGCTGA
- a CDS encoding winged helix-turn-helix domain-containing protein, translating to MPRVSDRQRIAQDIRDKISSGEYAPGDKLPSLREMIAHYGVSAEPVRSALLILQAEGLIEGHQGKGTYVSDKP from the coding sequence ATGCCCCGAGTCTCGGACCGCCAACGCATCGCACAGGACATTCGCGACAAGATCAGTTCGGGCGAATACGCGCCCGGCGACAAGCTGCCCTCGCTGCGCGAGATGATCGCGCACTACGGCGTGTCCGCCGAGCCGGTCCGTTCCGCTCTGCTGATCCTGCAAGCCGAGGGCCTGATCGAGGGCCACCAGGGCAAGGGCACGTACGTCAGCGACAAGCCCTAG
- a CDS encoding epoxide hydrolase family protein, translated as MTGTAIRPFRVEIPQAALDDLADRLGRTIWPADLPGAGDAYGMSNDRVRALADRWRDGFDWRAVEAQLNAHPQFVTEIDGEQIHFLHVRSSRPDATPLVLTHGWPGSVLEYLDVIAPLTEPTAPDAPAFHLVIPSLPGFGFSGPTRSAGWNRYRTARAWAELMNRLGYDRYGAIGNDAGSMIAPELGRTDSEHVLGVHVTQLFSFPSGDPAEFAGLSEADQAALEHLQWFYENKFSFNQVHSQQPQTLAFGLADSPVGLLAWNAQLFDESLEADFILANVAVYWFTGTAASAVRFYWEDAHAGQPPTDPTTVPTALAMFPGDFQSIRRFADRDHANIVRWTAYETDVDGRGDVGGHYAAHQATDVLVADIREFFASLR; from the coding sequence ATGACCGGCACCGCGATCCGCCCGTTCCGCGTCGAGATCCCGCAGGCCGCCCTCGACGACCTGGCTGACCGACTGGGCCGCACGATCTGGCCCGCCGACCTCCCCGGCGCGGGCGACGCGTACGGGATGAGCAACGACCGGGTCCGCGCCCTCGCCGACCGGTGGCGGGACGGGTTCGACTGGCGGGCCGTCGAGGCCCAACTGAACGCCCACCCGCAGTTCGTCACCGAGATCGACGGCGAGCAGATCCACTTCCTGCACGTCCGGTCGTCCCGCCCGGACGCCACCCCGCTGGTGCTCACCCACGGCTGGCCCGGCTCGGTGCTGGAGTACCTGGACGTGATCGCCCCACTCACCGAGCCGACCGCACCGGACGCGCCGGCCTTCCACCTGGTCATCCCGTCGCTGCCCGGCTTCGGATTCTCCGGCCCGACCCGCAGCGCCGGCTGGAACCGGTACCGCACCGCCCGCGCCTGGGCCGAGCTGATGAACCGACTGGGGTACGACCGCTACGGCGCCATCGGCAACGACGCCGGCTCGATGATCGCGCCCGAGTTGGGCCGAACCGATTCGGAGCACGTGCTCGGCGTGCACGTCACCCAGCTCTTCTCGTTCCCCTCGGGCGACCCGGCCGAGTTCGCCGGGCTCTCCGAGGCCGACCAGGCGGCGCTTGAGCACCTCCAGTGGTTCTACGAGAACAAGTTCTCCTTCAACCAGGTGCACAGCCAGCAGCCGCAGACCCTGGCGTTCGGGTTGGCCGACTCGCCGGTCGGGCTGCTGGCCTGGAACGCCCAACTCTTCGACGAGAGCCTGGAGGCCGACTTCATCCTGGCCAACGTGGCGGTCTACTGGTTCACCGGCACGGCCGCCTCGGCGGTCCGGTTCTACTGGGAGGACGCGCACGCCGGCCAGCCGCCGACCGACCCGACCACCGTGCCGACCGCGCTGGCCATGTTCCCCGGCGACTTCCAGTCCATCCGTCGCTTCGCCGACCGGGACCACGCGAACATCGTCCGGTGGACGGCGTACGAGACGGACGTCGACGGCCGCGGAGACGTCGGCGGCCACTACGCCGCCCACCAGGCCACCGATGTGCTGGTCGCCGACATCCGCGAGTTCTTCGCCAGCCTTCGCTGA
- a CDS encoding TetR/AcrR family transcriptional regulator — protein sequence MPTPPGKNDVPLPGRRAQAARNDEVILEAARAVFLEDPKAPIAAVAERAGVGISALYRRYAGKEDLLRQLCHDGLRRYIAVAEAALAEPDDWAAFAGFMARVVDADVHSLTVHLAGTFTPTEEMGRAATRANELATVLFERAHASGRLRPDVVVQDLGLVLEACAAVRVPDPERTGQLRQRQLAVLLAGLSTTPDTDPLPGPPPAAGEFDWRWRRPE from the coding sequence ATGCCGACTCCCCCCGGAAAGAACGACGTGCCGCTGCCCGGCCGCCGTGCCCAGGCCGCCCGCAACGACGAGGTGATCCTCGAAGCCGCCCGCGCGGTCTTCCTCGAGGACCCGAAGGCCCCGATCGCCGCCGTCGCCGAACGCGCCGGCGTCGGCATCAGCGCCCTCTACCGGCGGTACGCGGGCAAGGAGGACCTGCTGCGTCAGCTCTGCCACGACGGGCTGCGCCGGTACATCGCGGTGGCCGAGGCGGCCCTCGCCGAGCCGGACGACTGGGCCGCGTTCGCCGGCTTCATGGCCCGGGTGGTCGACGCCGATGTGCACTCGCTCACCGTCCACCTGGCCGGCACCTTCACTCCGACCGAGGAGATGGGTCGGGCCGCGACGCGCGCCAACGAGCTGGCCACGGTGCTGTTCGAGCGGGCTCACGCCAGCGGGCGGCTGCGTCCGGACGTGGTCGTACAGGACCTGGGGCTGGTGCTGGAGGCGTGCGCCGCGGTGCGCGTACCCGATCCGGAGCGGACCGGGCAGTTACGCCAACGCCAGCTCGCGGTGCTGCTGGCCGGCCTGTCGACGACGCCGGACACGGATCCGCTGCCCGGCCCGCCCCCGGCGGCCGGGGAGTTCGACTGGCGGTGGCGCCGCCCGGAGTGA
- the clpB gene encoding ATP-dependent chaperone ClpB, whose amino-acid sequence MNTERLTTKSRETITGAVALANQRGHATVEPWHLLLSLLDTDGSTAAGLLRAVGADPAELRRAAQRAVDGLPAARGSSIAEPTLAREFVNAIGAAEQIARPLGDEYTSTEHLLAGLARVGGAVSGALKSAGATEEALVAAFPTVRGGDRRVTTADPEQTYQALTKYGVDLTASARDGKIDPVIGRDSEIRRVIQVLSRRTKNNPVLIGEPGVGKTAIVEGLAQRIVAGDVPESLRDKKLISLDLGAMVAGAQYRGQFEERLKSVLEEIKNSNGQVITFLDELHTVVGAGKGEGSMDAGNMLKPMLARGELRMVGATTLDEYREHIEKDPALERRFQPVLVGEPTIEDTIGILRGLKERYEVHHGVRITDAALVAAASLSNRYITDRFLPDKAIDLVDESASRLRMEIDSRPVEVDEIERAVRRLEIEEMALAKEPDAASAERLVRLRQELADKREQLTVLSERWQTEKSHITKLSTAKEELERLGGEAERAERDGELERAAELRYGRIPALKVELKQAEEELAQLQADGAMLKEEVGADDIAAVVASWTGIPAGRLLEGETAKLLRMEESLGGRVVGQVEAVGAVSDAVRRARAGVADPDRPTGSFLFLGPTGVGKTELAKALAEFLFDDERAMVRIDMSEYGEKHSVARLVGAPPGYIGYEEGGQLTEAVRRRPYSVVLLDEVEKAHPDVFDVLLQVLDDGRLTDGQGRTVDFRNAILILTSNLGSSVIGDLTLGEEQRREGVLAVVRSHFKPEFLNRLDDIVVFAALRGDDLRSIVDIQLDRMRRRLADRRLALDITESARQWLAEHGYDPIYGARPLRRLVQTAIGDQLAKALLSGTIRDGDTVKVDLTTPTNTLTVTPA is encoded by the coding sequence ATGAACACCGAACGCCTCACCACCAAGAGCCGCGAGACCATCACGGGTGCCGTCGCACTGGCCAACCAGCGCGGCCACGCCACCGTGGAGCCGTGGCACCTACTGCTGTCCCTGCTGGACACCGACGGCTCGACCGCCGCCGGCCTGCTGCGCGCCGTCGGGGCCGACCCCGCCGAGCTGCGCCGGGCCGCCCAGCGTGCGGTCGACGGCCTGCCCGCCGCGCGGGGCTCCAGCATCGCCGAGCCGACCCTGGCCCGAGAGTTCGTCAACGCCATCGGGGCCGCCGAGCAGATCGCCCGGCCGCTGGGCGACGAGTACACCTCCACCGAGCACCTGCTGGCCGGCCTGGCCCGGGTGGGCGGTGCGGTGTCCGGAGCGCTGAAGTCAGCCGGCGCCACCGAGGAGGCCCTGGTCGCCGCGTTCCCGACCGTCCGGGGTGGGGACCGGCGGGTCACCACCGCCGACCCGGAGCAGACCTACCAGGCATTGACCAAGTACGGCGTCGACCTCACCGCCAGCGCCCGGGACGGCAAGATCGACCCGGTGATCGGCCGGGACTCGGAGATCCGCCGCGTCATCCAGGTGCTCTCCCGGCGTACCAAGAACAACCCGGTGCTGATCGGCGAGCCCGGCGTCGGCAAGACCGCGATCGTCGAGGGCCTGGCCCAGCGGATCGTGGCCGGTGACGTGCCCGAGTCGCTACGCGACAAGAAGCTGATCTCGTTGGACCTCGGCGCGATGGTCGCCGGCGCGCAGTACCGCGGTCAGTTCGAGGAGCGGCTGAAGTCCGTGCTGGAGGAGATCAAGAACTCCAACGGGCAGGTCATCACGTTCCTCGACGAGCTGCACACCGTGGTCGGTGCCGGCAAGGGCGAGGGCTCGATGGACGCCGGCAACATGCTCAAGCCGATGCTCGCCCGCGGTGAGCTGCGCATGGTTGGTGCCACCACGCTGGACGAGTACCGCGAGCACATCGAGAAGGACCCGGCGCTGGAGCGTCGCTTCCAGCCGGTGCTGGTCGGCGAGCCGACCATCGAGGACACCATCGGCATCCTGCGCGGGCTCAAGGAGCGCTACGAGGTGCACCACGGCGTCCGGATCACCGACGCCGCACTGGTCGCCGCCGCGTCGCTGTCGAACCGCTACATCACCGACCGGTTCCTGCCGGACAAGGCGATCGACCTGGTCGACGAGTCCGCGTCCCGGCTCCGGATGGAGATCGACTCCCGGCCGGTCGAGGTGGACGAGATCGAGCGGGCGGTCCGCCGGCTGGAGATCGAGGAGATGGCGCTGGCCAAGGAGCCGGACGCCGCCTCCGCCGAGCGGTTGGTGCGGCTGCGCCAGGAACTGGCCGACAAGCGCGAGCAGCTCACCGTACTCTCCGAGCGCTGGCAGACGGAGAAGAGCCACATCACCAAGCTCTCCACCGCCAAGGAGGAGCTGGAGCGCCTGGGTGGCGAGGCCGAGCGGGCCGAGCGCGACGGGGAGTTGGAGCGTGCCGCCGAGCTGCGCTACGGCCGGATCCCCGCGCTCAAGGTCGAGCTGAAGCAGGCCGAGGAGGAGCTGGCCCAGCTCCAGGCCGACGGCGCGATGCTCAAGGAGGAGGTCGGCGCGGACGACATCGCCGCGGTGGTCGCCTCCTGGACCGGCATTCCGGCCGGCCGGCTGCTGGAGGGCGAGACGGCGAAGCTGCTCCGGATGGAGGAGTCGTTGGGCGGCCGGGTGGTCGGCCAGGTCGAGGCGGTGGGTGCGGTCTCCGACGCGGTGCGCCGGGCCCGGGCCGGTGTCGCCGACCCGGACCGTCCGACCGGCAGCTTCCTCTTCCTCGGCCCGACCGGGGTCGGCAAGACGGAGCTGGCCAAGGCGCTCGCCGAGTTCCTCTTCGACGACGAGCGGGCGATGGTCCGCATCGACATGAGCGAGTACGGCGAGAAGCACTCCGTGGCCCGCCTCGTCGGTGCCCCGCCCGGCTACATCGGCTACGAGGAGGGTGGCCAGCTCACCGAGGCGGTGCGCCGCCGGCCGTACTCGGTGGTGCTGCTGGACGAGGTGGAGAAGGCCCACCCGGACGTCTTCGACGTGCTGCTCCAGGTGCTCGACGACGGTCGGCTCACCGACGGTCAGGGCCGCACGGTGGACTTCCGCAACGCGATCCTGATCCTCACCTCCAACCTCGGGTCGTCGGTGATCGGCGATCTGACGCTGGGCGAGGAGCAGCGTCGGGAGGGGGTCCTCGCGGTGGTCCGCTCGCACTTCAAGCCGGAGTTCCTCAACCGGCTGGACGACATCGTGGTGTTCGCCGCGCTGCGCGGGGACGATCTGCGCTCCATCGTGGACATCCAGCTGGACCGGATGCGGCGGCGACTGGCCGACCGCCGATTGGCACTGGACATCACCGAGTCCGCGCGTCAGTGGCTCGCCGAGCACGGCTACGACCCGATCTACGGCGCCCGCCCGCTACGCCGCCTGGTCCAAACGGCGATCGGCGACCAACTGGCCAAGGCCCTCCTGTCGGGC